Proteins from a single region of Geothrix sp. PMB-07:
- a CDS encoding restriction endonuclease subunit S — MEVRPGGKQTEMGVFPKDWNEGSLKDLVDPNRTIRYGIVQPGKFDPQGRFMIRGQDYSRGWVEPSELFRVSPTVEKPFENARVITGDVLITIVGASTGRIAIVPDWLDGANLTQTTARVALRREQINAVYCSYVLASSLGAKQVANYLKGAAQPGLNCSDIEKFRIPLPHPTEQQSIATALSDMDALLEGLDRLIAKKRDLKQAAMQQLLTGQTRLPGFSGQWEVKLLGDHVTFLRNGVNSRAELRPEGQVKYLHYGDIHASTGSILSPQALPSLPDAKATRLDRLRDGDLIFADASEDIAGVCKSVELRDTRDIEVVSGLHTIAARFDKTVLADGFKGFLQYCPTFASHLRRHAAGTKVLATNRAHIASVEMRLPDVAEQEAIAAVLSDMDSELVALEARRDKTRALKLGMMQELLTGRIRLVESVTGASEQPASQADGQQANIHFKRSVLAAEIIDRLHAEPTFGHVKFEKVMFLVEHLCAVDTGSTYLRKAAGPYDNRALRSIDSQLRKQQWFDCRKEGERYRYLPMAHWGGHKHYFERYFADITDTFENVLQTFKTLETERCEIVATLLSAWSDLLQTEGPVSDERIVHEVLNNWHKSKERIPKDRWLKALGWMRSRGFVPKEGA, encoded by the coding sequence ATGGAAGTGAGGCCGGGGGGCAAGCAGACAGAGATGGGAGTCTTTCCCAAAGACTGGAACGAAGGTTCTCTTAAGGATCTTGTCGATCCAAACCGAACCATTCGATACGGCATTGTTCAACCCGGGAAATTTGACCCCCAAGGTCGTTTCATGATTCGGGGCCAAGACTACTCAAGGGGATGGGTTGAACCTTCTGAGCTCTTCAGGGTCAGCCCAACCGTTGAGAAACCATTTGAAAACGCGCGTGTAATAACTGGTGATGTGCTGATCACCATTGTCGGAGCAAGCACTGGTCGTATCGCAATCGTGCCCGATTGGCTGGATGGGGCAAACCTCACGCAGACCACCGCTCGTGTAGCGCTGCGCAGAGAACAAATCAATGCAGTTTACTGCAGTTATGTCCTTGCCAGTTCACTTGGAGCAAAGCAAGTCGCGAATTACCTAAAGGGTGCTGCTCAGCCCGGCTTGAACTGTTCGGACATTGAAAAGTTTCGGATACCCCTGCCTCATCCCACGGAGCAACAGTCTATCGCGACGGCATTGAGCGATATGGATGCGCTACTAGAGGGGCTAGATAGGCTCATTGCCAAGAAGCGCGACCTCAAGCAGGCCGCCATGCAACAGCTTCTCACCGGCCAGACCCGCCTGCCGGGATTCAGCGGGCAGTGGGAGGTGAAGCTATTGGGAGACCACGTGACCTTTCTCCGGAATGGTGTGAACTCCCGAGCTGAGCTTCGGCCAGAGGGTCAAGTGAAGTACCTTCATTACGGCGATATTCACGCCTCTACTGGCTCCATTCTCTCGCCGCAAGCCCTTCCAAGCCTCCCAGATGCAAAGGCCACACGACTCGATCGATTGCGTGACGGCGACCTAATCTTCGCTGACGCATCGGAGGACATTGCGGGAGTCTGTAAGTCGGTGGAGCTACGTGATACCCGCGATATTGAAGTCGTCTCTGGGTTGCACACAATCGCGGCGAGATTCGACAAGACCGTGCTCGCCGATGGATTCAAGGGCTTCCTCCAATACTGTCCTACATTCGCATCGCACCTTCGGCGCCATGCAGCAGGGACCAAGGTCCTTGCGACAAACCGTGCACATATCGCAAGCGTCGAAATGCGGTTGCCCGATGTCGCCGAACAAGAAGCCATCGCTGCTGTCCTCTCTGACATGGATTCTGAGCTGGTTGCCCTGGAGGCCCGCCGCGACAAGACCCGCGCCCTCAAGCTGGGCATGATGCAGGAGCTGTTGACCGGGCGGATCCGGCTCGTCGAGTCTGTCACCGGGGCAAGCGAGCAACCGGCATCCCAGGCCGATGGACAGCAAGCCAATATCCATTTCAAGAGAAGTGTTCTGGCTGCCGAGATCATTGATCGATTGCATGCAGAGCCGACCTTCGGTCATGTCAAATTCGAGAAGGTGATGTTCCTGGTCGAGCATCTGTGCGCGGTTGATACGGGTTCCACCTACCTTCGGAAGGCCGCCGGGCCGTACGACAACCGTGCCCTCCGCTCCATCGACAGCCAGTTGCGGAAGCAGCAGTGGTTCGATTGCCGCAAGGAAGGTGAGCGGTATCGATACCTGCCCATGGCGCATTGGGGTGGACACAAACACTATTTCGAGAGGTATTTTGCAGACATCACCGATACCTTCGAAAACGTTCTTCAAACATTCAAGACGCTCGAAACGGAGCGATGCGAGATCGTGGCGACGTTATTGTCGGCTTGGAGCGATCTGCTTCAAACCGAAGGCCCTGTCTCCGACGAACGAATCGTGCACGAAGTCCTGAACAACTGGCATAAATCAAAAGAGAGAATTCCCAAAGATCGCTGGCTGAAGGCACTTGGATGGATGCGCAGTCGGGGATTCGTTCCCAAGGAAGGCGCATAG
- a CDS encoding N-6 DNA methylase — protein MAVKKSDLYSSLWASCDELRGGMDASQYKDYVLFMLFVKYVSDKYGNSEAFAPPIAIPKGASFKDMVALKGKSDIGDRINTQVIQPLIDANSRLARSDFPDFNDPNKLGEGKERVEKLSNLIAIFENPALDFSKNRAEHDDILGDAYEYLMRHFATESGKSKGQFYTPSEVSRVIAKVIAISPENTRASTTAYDPTCGSGSLLLKVATEAGKHITLEGQEKDVTTAGLARMNMILHDFPTANILSGNTLASPKFLNLNGQQLRTYDYVVANPPFSDKTWSNGLSPSADPYQRFAWGEPPAKQGDYAYLLHILRSLKGTGKGACILPHGVLFRGNAEAVIREQLVRSGYLKGIIGLPANLFFGTGIPACILVLDKENAAARKGVFMIDASKGFKKDGAKNRLREQDIHKIVDTFTKQDTSDPRYARMVPFSEIADPKNDFNLNLPRYIDSSDPEDLQDIDGHLRGGIPERDLDAPESALAPYWKVLPGLRDFLFNSAGRAGYARLKLPIAEVKAAILGHPEFVAFQQQALDRFGQWRAANRPHLTEFEKESHPKALIETLSEDLLATFRKDPLLDAYDLYQHMMDYWAETMQDDAYLISGEGWVEGAQPREIIQIKNKDGKLVWPDAHDFLKGRRRFKSDLIPASILVARYFAAERDAIEALDNELAALEQQLDELKEEHSGEEGMLAEVIEGEGDKQKITAKAVKDRLKEIGRDPLYREEREVLKTYADLLEKQKDTKEQRKGAQVELDRKIDARYPKLTEAEIKTLVVEDKWLAYLAAAVQGELDRVSQTLTGRIRELAQRYATPLPELLAEVEMLSTRVKDHLKRMGAAWK, from the coding sequence ATGGCCGTCAAGAAATCCGACCTCTACTCCTCCCTCTGGGCCTCGTGCGACGAGCTGCGCGGGGGCATGGACGCCAGCCAGTACAAGGATTACGTCCTATTCATGCTGTTCGTCAAGTATGTCTCCGACAAATATGGGAACAGCGAGGCCTTCGCCCCTCCCATCGCCATTCCTAAGGGCGCGAGCTTCAAGGACATGGTGGCCCTCAAGGGCAAGAGCGACATCGGGGACCGGATCAACACACAAGTCATCCAGCCGCTCATTGACGCCAATAGCCGATTGGCTCGAAGCGATTTTCCCGATTTCAACGACCCCAACAAGCTGGGGGAGGGCAAGGAGCGGGTGGAGAAGCTCTCCAACCTGATCGCCATCTTTGAGAACCCTGCGCTGGATTTCTCGAAGAATCGCGCCGAGCACGACGACATCCTGGGCGATGCCTACGAGTACCTGATGCGTCACTTCGCCACAGAAAGCGGCAAGAGCAAGGGGCAGTTCTACACCCCCTCCGAAGTCAGTCGGGTGATCGCCAAGGTCATCGCCATCTCGCCCGAGAACACCAGGGCCTCCACCACGGCCTACGACCCCACCTGCGGATCGGGATCCCTGCTCCTCAAGGTGGCCACCGAGGCGGGCAAGCACATCACCCTGGAAGGGCAGGAAAAGGACGTGACCACCGCCGGCCTCGCCCGCATGAACATGATCCTGCACGATTTCCCCACGGCCAATATCCTGTCGGGCAACACGCTAGCCTCGCCCAAGTTCTTGAATCTAAACGGCCAGCAGCTCCGCACCTACGACTACGTGGTGGCCAATCCTCCCTTTTCCGACAAGACCTGGAGCAATGGCCTTTCGCCTTCCGCCGATCCCTATCAGCGCTTTGCCTGGGGTGAGCCGCCCGCCAAGCAGGGGGATTACGCCTACCTGCTGCACATTCTCCGCAGCCTGAAGGGCACCGGCAAAGGCGCCTGCATCTTGCCCCACGGCGTGCTCTTCCGGGGTAATGCCGAGGCCGTCATTCGAGAGCAGCTCGTGCGCTCGGGTTACCTCAAGGGGATCATCGGCCTGCCCGCCAACCTCTTTTTCGGCACAGGTATCCCGGCCTGCATCCTGGTGCTGGACAAAGAGAACGCCGCTGCCCGCAAGGGCGTGTTCATGATCGACGCCAGCAAAGGATTCAAGAAGGACGGCGCCAAGAACCGCCTGCGGGAACAGGACATCCACAAGATCGTGGACACCTTCACGAAGCAGGATACAAGCGATCCCCGCTATGCCCGCATGGTGCCCTTCAGCGAGATCGCTGATCCCAAGAACGACTTCAACCTCAATCTGCCACGCTACATCGATAGCAGCGATCCCGAGGATCTTCAGGACATCGACGGTCACCTGCGGGGCGGCATTCCCGAGCGCGACCTGGATGCCCCCGAGAGCGCCCTAGCCCCCTACTGGAAGGTGCTGCCGGGGTTGCGGGATTTCCTCTTCAACTCGGCCGGGAGGGCGGGCTACGCCCGTCTGAAGCTCCCGATAGCCGAGGTAAAAGCGGCCATCCTGGGTCATCCCGAATTCGTGGCCTTCCAGCAGCAGGCGCTGGATCGCTTCGGCCAGTGGCGCGCGGCCAATAGGCCCCACCTCACAGAATTCGAAAAGGAGAGCCACCCCAAGGCCCTCATCGAAACCCTGTCCGAAGATCTGCTGGCCACCTTCCGGAAGGACCCTCTGCTGGATGCCTACGACCTTTACCAGCACATGATGGACTACTGGGCGGAAACGATGCAGGACGACGCCTACCTCATCAGTGGCGAAGGATGGGTGGAGGGCGCCCAGCCCCGGGAGATCATCCAGATCAAGAACAAGGACGGCAAGCTGGTCTGGCCCGATGCCCACGACTTCCTCAAAGGTCGGCGGCGCTTCAAGTCCGACCTCATCCCGGCTTCGATCCTGGTGGCCCGGTACTTCGCGGCCGAGCGAGACGCGATCGAAGCCCTGGATAACGAGCTGGCCGCTCTGGAACAGCAGCTCGACGAACTGAAGGAGGAGCACAGCGGCGAAGAGGGGATGCTGGCGGAAGTGATCGAAGGCGAAGGGGACAAGCAGAAGATCACGGCCAAGGCTGTCAAGGATCGCTTGAAGGAGATCGGCAGAGATCCGCTCTACCGCGAGGAGCGCGAAGTCCTGAAGACCTACGCCGACCTTCTGGAAAAGCAGAAGGACACCAAGGAACAGCGCAAGGGCGCACAGGTGGAACTGGACCGGAAGATCGATGCAAGGTACCCCAAGCTCACCGAGGCCGAGATCAAGACCCTGGTGGTGGAAGACAAGTGGTTGGCATACCTTGCCGCCGCTGTGCAGGGGGAGTTGGATCGCGTTTCTCAAACCCTCACGGGCCGGATCCGAGAGTTGGCCCAGCGTTACGCCACACCTCTGCCGGAGTTGCTGGCTGAGGTAGAGATGCTTTCCACCCGCGTGAAGGATCACCTCAAGCGGATGGGGGCGGCATGGAAGTGA
- a CDS encoding RadC family protein — translation MTSSTLPLFDQSNATVPAQIRSFPVSETVALYGPESLSDAQIIEAMLNRVRPGRAEEILRQVENLGRLVALGPAELQALGLTKGEMARFAVLQEVQRRSTRSLERPRISSPRAAGSYLLPKVQGWTEERFGMLALNAKGELLADRILSQGTATATLISPREFFREALRFGATTALAWHNHPSGDPTPSREDLALTTRLRSAGESLGVPLADHVVLGSDRWHSFRASEGWDSH, via the coding sequence ATGACATCTTCCACCCTTCCCCTCTTCGATCAATCGAACGCCACCGTTCCCGCGCAGATCCGTAGTTTCCCCGTCTCCGAAACCGTCGCCCTCTACGGGCCGGAATCCCTCTCGGATGCGCAGATCATCGAAGCCATGCTGAATCGCGTCCGTCCTGGGCGGGCCGAAGAGATCCTCCGCCAGGTCGAGAACCTGGGGCGTCTGGTAGCCCTGGGACCTGCTGAACTACAGGCCCTTGGGCTCACGAAGGGCGAGATGGCTCGCTTCGCGGTCCTCCAGGAGGTGCAGCGCCGCTCCACTCGGAGCCTCGAACGCCCCCGCATTTCCTCCCCCAGGGCCGCCGGAAGCTACCTGCTGCCCAAGGTCCAGGGCTGGACTGAGGAACGCTTCGGGATGCTGGCCCTCAACGCCAAGGGCGAACTGCTCGCTGACCGCATCCTGAGCCAGGGCACCGCCACTGCGACCCTCATCAGCCCCCGGGAGTTCTTCCGTGAAGCGCTCCGGTTCGGTGCCACCACGGCCTTGGCTTGGCACAACCACCCCTCGGGGGATCCTACCCCCTCCCGCGAGGACTTGGCCCTCACGACCCGTCTGCGCTCTGCCGGTGAGAGTCTGGGCGTGCCTCTGGCGGACCATGTGGTCTTGGGCAGCGACCGCTGGCACAGCTTCCGGGCGTCGGAGGGGTGGGATTCCCACTGA
- a CDS encoding type IV secretory system conjugative DNA transfer family protein has protein sequence MTDVVYQFLFAWKTWGARLLMPLGLLGLLWVFIRWYFVEHENPLALLHRRFEWPTRWLLQHRRSPKVLPLSLALLGLGTGMFWGIGQRTFVLWAYENGFLFLAIHAALAMLAVAVWVTWDREPKHVKKGVGLADTRFRDVPEDWGIRRVEGDKTYLDPRPTAEILVYRSPSRLACRLVGGSQHREGDLTLLSLRWDILSQHMLVVGPQGSGKTASFYAPIMYSSLVPWIYQDSKAELPFRESFKDRPVFGLDVRGYATRSLVWNPLEEIRSTEDFDLLVDYLFPKNPNDPNAWVRDMARVIFGAVLRSNRWDSIQEISRTLRKTRLEPFLAMLDPIYLDTMKEPKSQVPVLQDLVVTLSRWETERVRSITEGRSTATLDDFIARGGYIMNCEDSDALKVPVHVFWAMLLGRLRNRPQGSSKILLLMDEFGDCGRIPNIQKSLVLLRTRGVAILAAIQNLGLLQNVYPHEWKAVMKGFGTRVWLARNLEDELRQQLSTGIGKYTRRIPPANKNANETDKEADLMPLDAWAQWSELRVALGRLHGYTYWFPVPIEIPDTPLGKPVVAADPWEEAEALAMEALQEVTPEDWKPEPLPVPGELVTSHASVEALVVPAGEEWL, from the coding sequence ATGACGGATGTTGTTTACCAATTCCTTTTCGCCTGGAAGACCTGGGGAGCCAGGCTGCTCATGCCCCTCGGTCTCCTTGGGCTCCTCTGGGTGTTCATTCGCTGGTACTTCGTGGAGCACGAGAATCCGCTGGCACTCCTTCACCGCCGCTTCGAGTGGCCCACTCGCTGGCTGCTCCAGCATCGGCGGTCCCCGAAGGTGCTTCCGCTGAGCCTGGCTCTTCTTGGCCTCGGCACGGGCATGTTCTGGGGCATCGGCCAGCGGACCTTCGTCCTCTGGGCCTACGAGAACGGCTTTCTCTTTCTGGCCATTCATGCCGCCCTGGCCATGCTCGCCGTGGCGGTCTGGGTCACCTGGGACCGCGAGCCCAAGCATGTGAAGAAGGGCGTCGGTCTTGCGGACACGAGGTTCCGAGATGTGCCCGAGGATTGGGGCATTCGCAGGGTTGAGGGAGATAAGACCTACCTCGATCCTCGCCCTACCGCGGAAATCCTGGTCTATCGCAGCCCTTCCAGGCTGGCCTGTCGCCTGGTGGGGGGCAGCCAGCATCGGGAGGGGGACCTCACCCTCTTGTCCCTCCGGTGGGACATCCTCAGCCAGCACATGCTCGTGGTGGGCCCCCAGGGTTCGGGCAAGACCGCGAGCTTCTATGCGCCCATCATGTATTCGTCCCTCGTACCCTGGATCTACCAGGACAGCAAGGCCGAACTACCCTTCCGCGAATCCTTCAAGGACAGGCCTGTGTTCGGCCTCGATGTGCGGGGGTATGCCACCCGCAGTCTTGTCTGGAACCCTCTGGAGGAGATCCGCAGCACCGAGGATTTCGACCTGCTGGTGGATTACCTCTTCCCGAAGAATCCCAACGATCCGAACGCCTGGGTCCGGGATATGGCCCGCGTGATCTTCGGGGCGGTGCTGCGCTCGAATCGCTGGGACAGCATCCAGGAGATCTCGCGGACGCTCCGGAAGACCCGGCTGGAGCCCTTCCTGGCCATGCTCGATCCCATCTACCTGGACACAATGAAGGAACCCAAGAGCCAAGTTCCCGTGCTTCAGGACCTGGTGGTGACGTTGAGCCGGTGGGAGACGGAGCGGGTCCGCAGCATCACGGAAGGTCGGAGCACCGCCACCCTGGACGACTTCATCGCCAGGGGCGGCTACATCATGAACTGCGAGGACAGCGACGCCCTGAAGGTGCCTGTCCATGTCTTCTGGGCCATGCTGCTCGGTCGGCTGCGCAACCGGCCACAGGGCTCCTCGAAGATCCTTCTCCTGATGGACGAGTTCGGGGACTGCGGGCGCATTCCCAATATCCAGAAGTCCCTCGTGCTCCTGAGGACTCGGGGGGTGGCCATCCTGGCGGCGATCCAGAACCTTGGCCTGCTCCAGAATGTCTATCCCCATGAGTGGAAGGCCGTGATGAAGGGGTTCGGTACCCGGGTCTGGCTGGCCAGGAACCTGGAGGATGAGCTTCGTCAGCAGCTTTCTACGGGCATCGGCAAGTACACCCGCCGTATTCCTCCGGCCAACAAGAACGCCAATGAGACCGACAAGGAAGCCGATCTCATGCCCCTGGATGCCTGGGCTCAGTGGTCAGAGCTTCGGGTGGCCCTGGGGAGGCTTCACGGCTACACCTACTGGTTCCCGGTGCCCATCGAAATCCCGGACACGCCCCTTGGTAAGCCGGTGGTGGCGGCGGATCCCTGGGAGGAGGCCGAGGCGCTGGCGATGGAGGCCCTCCAGGAGGTGACGCCGGAGGACTGGAAGCCCGAACCGCTTCCGGTTCCGGGAGAGCTGGTGACCTCCCACGCTTCCGTCGAGGCGCTCGTAGTCCCGGCGGGGGAGGAGTGGCTGTGA
- a CDS encoding helix-turn-helix domain-containing protein, with amino-acid sequence MRYLVTMTIDIEEVQGSRTARAVEKPVEKPVEKPKPEPTGTKLLDGIQPMVYGVRDAGRILGISRSSVYVLLKSGLLTPVRIGRRLLFTESELRAFVEKNRG; translated from the coding sequence ATGCGTTACCTGGTGACGATGACAATTGATATCGAAGAAGTTCAGGGAAGTCGGACTGCGAGGGCTGTCGAGAAGCCCGTCGAAAAACCTGTAGAGAAGCCAAAACCAGAACCCACTGGAACGAAGCTCTTGGACGGTATTCAGCCCATGGTCTATGGAGTGAGGGATGCCGGAAGGATTCTGGGGATTTCACGGTCCTCCGTCTATGTCCTTCTGAAATCAGGTTTGCTCACCCCAGTTCGCATTGGACGGCGCCTTCTCTTCACTGAGAGTGAGCTGCGAGCCTTTGTCGAGAAGAATCGCGGGTAG